The Fusarium musae strain F31 chromosome 10, whole genome shotgun sequence DNA window GACTTCATATCCAATAACAACACCGTAAATTGGAACTAGAGTTCAAGCTACTGCAAGAGCCAAGGAAGAACATGATATGAGAATCCAGGGACGAGACTCGTAAGCGAATAAACATTTGTGAGCTATTACCTCAGTTACCGCCTCAGCCCTTCTGTAAAATGTCCGAGGTGGGAGAGACGAGTTCATTCATGTAGACTAGACCAATGCCAAAGCAAATGGCACAGAATGGCTGCAGTTCTGCAGGGCAAAATACTGCAGTTTCTAATGCATGGTATTTTGCTGAAAAATTCTTCGTGTTTCATTTGCGCAGGCCCTGGCTTGAGTGTCCACCTACGGCGCAACGCCGCAAAGGAGCGTTTTTACGACCAGGGATGATGCAGAAACGACCCTAGGTCTTCCTCAATCATGTTGGTTACCCGTCAGTTTTCCGACGACGCTGTAGCCGCCAGTCACCGCCCTCGCCCAAGATTTCCCTCTTCAATCACTTCTCTCCTCGCCATTtgctttttttcccttccctcGCTACAAATACCCATTGTCGCGTTCACAATGGGACCTATTCTCGTATTTATAGCCATTCTGGGCTTGTATCTTGTCGGCAATGCAATTTATTATGTCACGCTGCATCCGCTAGCGAACATCCCCGGCCCAAAGATCTGCGGGATCACACGCATCCCCTACTGGTTGGCTTCGCTCAAGGGCGAGGATGTCAAATGGATGAAGGGCCTGCACGATCGGTATGGACCGGTTGTGCGCTTTGGGCCGACGGATGTGAGCTATACGGCTGGTGAGGCTTGGAATGATATCCATGGACCTAAAGTTACGGAGAAGGCGCAGGAGTTTTCTGTGCAGCCTGTCAACGGTCAGAATTAATGTAAGCTTACATGATGGGATCTATGCTTATACGGTGATTCTTGTTAGGCGTTCCTAGTATGCTTACGACTGATACTGAGAGCCATACTCGCGTACGACGGCTGTTTTCACCGGCCTTCTCAGAGCGCGCTCTGAAGCAACAAGAGCCTCTCTTCAAGAAGTACTCAGACCTTCTCATGTATAAGATCTCAGAAGTTGGAAATGATGGTGCCAAACCAGTCGAGATGACGCAACTACTCAACTTCACAACCTTTGACGTAATGGCAGAGCTCTGCTTCGGACACCCTCTTAACCTCCTAGCACAGAACGAATACAGCCCTTGGGTGAGATCTATCTTTGAGTCACTCAAGATGTTGCCGATTGCGTCTATGATCAACTACTACCCGATTCTCAACGCGATATTCACTCGTTTTGAACCAAAGTCTGTTACACAACAGCGCGTCACGCATTGCAAACACTCAGAAGATCGTGTCAATCATCGATTGGAGAATGGTTCTGATCAGCCTGATGTTTGGAACTTGGTCATGTCGGCAAAGGAGGGCAAGGGTCTTACACTTGAGGAGATGCACTCTAATGCGGAACTTTTCATGCTTGCCGGATCTGAGACAACGGGTATGTATTAGAAGTAAACCTCTGGCGGATGTACATGACGATGACTGACATGATTGGATCTTGTAGCTACACTGCTGAGTGGTTGCCTTT harbors:
- a CDS encoding hypothetical protein (EggNog:ENOG41); amino-acid sequence: MGPILVFIAILGLYLVGNAIYYVTLHPLANIPGPKICGITRIPYWLASLKGEDVKWMKGLHDRYGPVVRFGPTDVSYTAGEAWNDIHGPKVTEKAQEFSVQPVNGVPSMLTTDTESHTRVRRLFSPAFSERALKQQEPLFKKYSDLLMYKISEVGNDGAKPVEMTQLLNFTTFDVMAELCFGHPLNLLAQNEYSPWVRSIFESLKMLPIASMINYYPILNAIFTRFEPKSVTQQRVTHCKHSEDRVNHRLENGSDQPDVWNLVMSAKEGKGLTLEEMHSNAELFMLAGSETTATLLSGCLYNLLTYPEKMKTLLEEIRGKFTSTDDLTFERLAELKYMNACLKEALRVYPPVPIGSPRVVQPGGQQILGKYIPPETRVSVHHYSTYHSESNFKDAESFVPERWLKTDSKYAGDMWEAHQPFGFGPRNCLGQNMAMHEMRLILATLLFKFDLELCEESRNWADQKSFALWIKTPLMMRAKPVATHTRLNI